In Bacteroidota bacterium, the genomic stretch GATATTCCCTGATAGTTCGTCGTTTTTAAGTTCCATCTGTTTGGCCTTTGGGAAACCATCCACGAAAATTTTTGCTGCTGCTGAAAATGCCACAACAGAGGAATCCCCAATATTTGTACTTTTACTCCCTCCTAAACTGGCAACTTCACCTTTTATGTTTTCCAGCAAAACAGGTTTTTTCTGGCTAATAGACTGATAAATGGTAGCAGCAATTTTATTAAGTTCGCCATTACCCGAGCGACGAACCATTGGCATTGAATGATTCATGATTTCCACCATTGCCGAATTTTGCCTGACTACATTTTCGTAAGCTGTCAATTGATTGGCAAATTCTGTGGTTTGAGTCTGTAAGGCCGTAAAATCATCGTGGTTCTGGGCAAGTTCTTTAGAGTTTTCGGATAGTTTTACTAATATGTTCAGCGAACTTTTAAAACGATCCAGTTTTGTTTTGGTTTTATTAAAGTAAAATGCATCCCCTGAATTATTATAGGCTTCCAAAGAGGTCATCACCTCATCCCAACTTTTATTCAGGTGAAAATTTTCATTGATCGTAGGGATATAGTTGTCAGAAAGATTTTTACTCGCATTTTGAATTTTGCTCATAGCAACGAAAGCAATACTGCCAATGATGGCCGCAATAAAAATCATGGCCGAAAAACCTATTCCAATTTTGTATCCAATTTTTAAATCTTTCCATTTCATAGTTTTTGAGGTTTATAATCTGATCAAAGTTTTGTGTAGTTAATTAGTTGCAAAGAACAAAAAAAATATTGAATTTGCTAAGGATACGAGAAATTTGAAAAAAAGTTTTTTAATTAAAGGCCTGAATTACCAGGATTTTTTTGGCTGAAATTATTTTATTATGAATAAATTCGTAGCTATTGGAAAACCGAATTCAAATTTAATACGTAAAATGCTTGAATTATTTGGTATTTTGTTTTTCCATGTGCTCGTTTTATACGTTTAAAACTGACAACTTATAACCTAATGAAATGAAAACAACTGTATTCAAAGCAATTCGGGATTTAATGTTTCTCTTTATTGTAATGATGGCTTTTTCCTGCCAGCAGAGTTCGCAATATAAAATTGGTTTCCTTGAACCCAATATGCAAGCGAAACGATATCAAAAAGAAAAGGAATTCTTTATACAAAAGATGAATGAATTGGGTGGCGAGGCTATTGTAACTGATGCAAATTATGATGAAAAACTTCAATTAACCCAGGCTGAAGCAATGATAAAAGAGGGCGTAAAAGTTCTGGTTGTAAATGCTGTTAATGTCAACACCGCCGCCCAGATTGTCCGCGAAGCCCATAATGCTCATATTAAGGTGATTGCTTATGACCGGTTGATAAGAAATGCTGATGTCGATTATTACCTTTCCTTTGATAATGTGAAGGTGGGTAAACTGATGGCTGAATATGTGGTCAGAGAAAAACCTGAAGGGAATTATATCTTGTTTGGCGGGGATAAAAGTGACAACAATGCCGTCCTGGTAAAGAAAGGGCAGATGGAAGTGCTCGAACCTTATATAAAATCAGGGAAAATTGTGATTACCTATAATATTTTCATAGAAGACTGGAGCGGTGTTAATGCGGCTCAGGAAATGAAAAAATACCTGGATTTATCCGGGAAAATTCCAGATGTAATCCTTACTTCTTATGATGGTTTGGCTACTGAAACGATCAAAGTTCTGGATACTTATCATTTGGCAGGTAAGATTTTGTTGA encodes the following:
- a CDS encoding substrate-binding domain-containing protein, translating into MKTTVFKAIRDLMFLFIVMMAFSCQQSSQYKIGFLEPNMQAKRYQKEKEFFIQKMNELGGEAIVTDANYDEKLQLTQAEAMIKEGVKVLVVNAVNVNTAAQIVREAHNAHIKVIAYDRLIRNADVDYYLSFDNVKVGKLMAEYVVREKPEGNYILFGGDKSDNNAVLVKKGQMEVLEPYIKSGKIVITYNIFIEDWSGVNAAQEMKKYLDLSGKIPDVILTSYDGLATETIKVLDTYHLAGKILLTGQDAELDACRNIVRGKQAMTVFKPFRTQVNAAASLAMKCAQNKEISEAASTINNGKANVPAILLEPIAVDKNNIRNTIIADKYYTEAEIYQ
- a CDS encoding methyl-accepting chemotaxis protein; the encoded protein is MKWKDLKIGYKIGIGFSAMIFIAAIIGSIAFVAMSKIQNASKNLSDNYIPTINENFHLNKSWDEVMTSLEAYNNSGDAFYFNKTKTKLDRFKSSLNILVKLSENSKELAQNHDDFTALQTQTTEFANQLTAYENVVRQNSAMVEIMNHSMPMVRRSGNGELNKIAATIYQSISQKKPVLLENIKGEVASLGGSKSTNIGDSSVVAFSAAAKIFVDGFPKAKQMELKNDELSGNIKWNVNGVSDVGLDKVIEMAENTNNTVWIERITLLLSMIGIIILGIVLGKILTTSITLPIKKGIEVAGILADGDLTQKIEVDRQDEVGDLAEALNKVSQNFHSIISQVAVSAETIAQSSQLFKDSANEMSEGSRQQASATEEISSSVEEMYAN